Proteins encoded in a region of the Verrucomicrobiota bacterium genome:
- the rpsG gene encoding 30S ribosomal protein S7, translating to MSRRRRAIKRPAVEDPKYHSTLVSRLVNVVMQRGKKSLAQRIVYGTFDRIVEKNPNTNALEILQRAVDNAKPRLEVKARRVGGATYQVPVEVAPDRQLALAFRWLVDLADARKGVPMKDALAAEIMDAYQGQGNAIRKRDEVHKMAQANKAFAHFRW from the coding sequence ATGTCCAGAAGGCGTCGAGCAATCAAGAGACCCGCGGTGGAAGATCCCAAATACCACAGCACGCTGGTGTCTCGTTTGGTGAACGTGGTGATGCAACGCGGCAAAAAGAGCCTGGCGCAGCGCATCGTTTACGGCACGTTCGATCGGATCGTGGAAAAGAACCCAAACACGAACGCTTTGGAGATCTTGCAGCGAGCGGTGGACAACGCAAAGCCCAGGCTGGAAGTCAAGGCTCGTCGCGTCGGCGGCGCCACTTACCAGGTTCCGGTGGAAGTCGCACCGGACCGGCAGTTGGCCCTGGCGTTTCGGTGGCTGGTGGACCTGGCCGATGCGCGGAAGGGCGTTCCGATGAAAGACGCCCTGGCGGCGGAAATCATGGACGCCTATCAAGGCCAAGGCAACGCCATCCGCAAGCGCGATGAAGTTCATAAGATGGCCCAGGCGAACAAGGCCTTCGCCCATTTTCGCTGGTAG
- a CDS encoding 30S ribosomal protein S12, protein MPTINQLVRKGRNKLKYKSKSPALEGAPYRRGVCVQVMTRTPKKPNSAMRKVAKVRLTNGYEVIAYIPDEGHNLQEHSIVLVRGGRVKDLPGVRYHIVRGTLDAAGVEKRRVSRSKYGVKRPKAGKPAAAAAPAAAS, encoded by the coding sequence ATGCCGACGATCAATCAACTCGTCCGAAAAGGACGAAACAAGTTGAAGTATAAGTCCAAGTCACCTGCCTTGGAAGGCGCGCCCTACCGCCGCGGCGTGTGTGTTCAGGTCATGACTCGGACGCCGAAGAAACCCAACTCAGCGATGCGCAAGGTCGCCAAGGTCCGCCTGACCAACGGCTACGAAGTGATCGCTTACATTCCGGATGAAGGCCACAATCTCCAGGAGCACTCGATCGTGCTCGTGCGCGGCGGGCGCGTAAAGGATCTGCCGGGCGTGCGCTACCACATTGTGCGCGGCACGCTGGACGCAGCCGGAGTGGAAAAGCGGCGCGTCAGCCGGTCGAAGTACGGCGTGAAACGGCCCAAAGCGGGCAAGCCTGCGGCAGCCGCCGCACCCGCAGCCGCGAGTTAA
- the rpsJ gene encoding 30S ribosomal protein S10, producing the protein MAGQRIRIRLKAYDHRVIDQSAHDIVETVKRTGARVAGPIPLPTRIERFTVQRSPHADKKSQETFEQRTHKRLLDIIDPTAKTVDELKKLNLPAGVDITIKI; encoded by the coding sequence ATGGCAGGCCAACGCATTCGTATCCGACTGAAAGCCTATGACCATCGGGTCATTGACCAGTCTGCACACGATATCGTGGAGACGGTCAAACGAACCGGAGCCCGAGTCGCAGGACCGATTCCCCTTCCGACGCGGATCGAACGATTCACGGTTCAGCGTTCCCCTCACGCCGACAAGAAGTCGCAAGAGACTTTCGAGCAGCGCACCCACAAGCGCTTGTTGGATATCATCGATCCCACAGCGAAAACCGTGGACGAACTCAAAAAACTGAATCTCCCGGCCGGCGTTGACATCACGATTAAGATCTAA
- the fusA gene encoding elongation factor G — protein MEVVMEKTKSVNSPNRKYSMERTRNIGIAAHIDAGKTTTTERILFYTGLIHKMGDVDDGNTVTDWMEQERERGITITSAATTCYWTQKEDGLHKSFVGIPHRINIIDTPGHVDFTAEVERSMRVLDGAVAVFCGVAGVQPQSETVWRQATKYRVPRIAFVNKMDRTGANFENAVSEMRKKLGAYAYPIAIPIGKEESFRGIIDVVSQKAIIYDPSDEMGLKYQVTDIPEEDKDRARFALAELIDGVANKDDEIAELVIEDKPIDSFVLKQAIRRLTCKIELVPVMCGSAFKKKAVQPLVDAVIDYLPSPLDIPPAVGQDADDAQTRIEVTPDDSGKFCSLAFKLWSDPYVGKLVFFRVYSGTLRKGDMIYNPRTRRRDRVSRVMMIQADKRIEVDTVYAGDIAALVGLKNITTGDTLSDEDFSILLEPPTFPEPVISMAVEPKTKADRDKLSEGLQRLAEEDPTFRCFTDEETSQLIIAGMGELHLEIIRDRLLREFKVDATAGAPQIAYRETITRPAEGEGKFIRQSGGRGQYGHAIITVEPNEAGKGVEIENKVVGGTIPKEYIPAVIDGLEEAIQGGVLANYPIVDVKVSIIEGTFHEVDSSELAFKMAGIFAFKDAAKKANPVLLEPIMKVEVTTPEEYQGDLLGDLNRRRGKIQTIEVKSGAVVLYAEVPLAEMFGYATAIRSLSKGRANYSMEPLRFEQVPSGIAASILDLAKPKPART, from the coding sequence ATGGAAGTTGTAATGGAAAAAACGAAATCGGTGAACTCGCCGAATCGAAAGTATTCGATGGAGCGCACGCGCAACATTGGCATCGCGGCGCACATCGACGCTGGGAAAACCACGACGACGGAGAGAATTCTGTTTTATACCGGCCTCATCCACAAGATGGGTGACGTGGATGACGGCAACACCGTCACAGACTGGATGGAGCAGGAGCGCGAGCGCGGCATCACCATTACCTCGGCGGCCACGACATGTTATTGGACGCAGAAAGAGGACGGGCTGCACAAGAGTTTCGTGGGAATTCCCCATCGCATCAACATCATCGATACCCCGGGCCACGTTGATTTCACCGCGGAAGTCGAGCGCTCCATGCGCGTGCTGGACGGAGCCGTGGCCGTGTTCTGCGGCGTGGCCGGAGTGCAGCCGCAGTCGGAGACCGTCTGGCGGCAGGCCACCAAATACCGGGTTCCTCGAATCGCCTTCGTGAACAAGATGGATCGGACGGGCGCCAACTTTGAAAACGCCGTGTCCGAGATGCGCAAGAAACTCGGAGCTTACGCCTACCCCATCGCCATCCCCATCGGTAAAGAAGAATCCTTCCGGGGGATCATCGACGTCGTGAGCCAGAAAGCGATCATTTATGATCCATCCGACGAAATGGGCCTCAAGTACCAGGTCACGGACATTCCCGAAGAAGACAAAGACCGGGCTCGATTTGCTCTGGCGGAACTGATCGACGGCGTGGCGAACAAAGATGACGAAATCGCCGAATTGGTCATTGAGGACAAGCCGATCGATTCGTTTGTTTTGAAGCAAGCGATCCGGCGTTTGACCTGCAAGATTGAGCTCGTGCCCGTGATGTGCGGCTCCGCGTTCAAAAAGAAGGCCGTCCAACCGCTGGTTGATGCGGTGATCGATTACCTTCCGTCGCCCTTGGACATCCCGCCGGCCGTGGGACAAGACGCGGACGATGCCCAAACCCGGATCGAAGTGACCCCCGATGACAGCGGGAAGTTTTGCTCGCTGGCCTTCAAACTCTGGAGTGATCCCTACGTCGGCAAACTCGTCTTCTTCCGCGTGTACAGCGGCACGCTGAGAAAGGGCGACATGATTTACAATCCACGCACGCGCAGGCGCGACCGCGTAAGCCGCGTGATGATGATTCAAGCGGACAAACGGATCGAAGTGGACACGGTTTACGCCGGAGATATCGCGGCCCTCGTGGGCCTCAAGAACATCACAACGGGCGATACACTCAGCGACGAGGATTTCTCGATTCTGTTGGAGCCGCCGACCTTCCCCGAACCTGTGATCTCGATGGCGGTGGAACCGAAGACCAAGGCAGATCGCGACAAACTGAGCGAAGGGTTGCAGCGGCTGGCGGAAGAAGATCCGACATTCCGCTGTTTTACCGACGAGGAAACGAGCCAGTTAATCATTGCCGGCATGGGCGAGTTGCACCTGGAGATCATCCGCGACCGGCTCCTGCGCGAGTTCAAGGTCGATGCGACGGCCGGCGCTCCGCAGATCGCCTACCGCGAGACGATCACCAGGCCCGCCGAGGGCGAAGGCAAATTCATCCGCCAATCGGGCGGCCGCGGCCAATACGGGCACGCTATCATCACGGTCGAGCCGAACGAAGCCGGCAAGGGCGTTGAGATTGAAAACAAGGTGGTCGGCGGAACGATCCCGAAGGAGTACATCCCGGCGGTGATCGACGGTTTAGAGGAAGCGATTCAGGGCGGAGTCCTGGCGAACTATCCCATCGTGGACGTGAAGGTCAGCATTATCGAAGGCACGTTCCACGAGGTGGACTCCAGCGAACTGGCGTTCAAGATGGCCGGGATTTTTGCGTTCAAAGATGCGGCGAAGAAGGCCAACCCCGTCCTTCTGGAACCGATCATGAAAGTCGAAGTGACCACGCCGGAGGAATATCAAGGCGATCTCCTGGGCGACCTGAATCGGCGGCGGGGCAAGATTCAGACGATCGAAGTCAAAAGCGGCGCGGTCGTGCTTTACGCGGAAGTGCCGCTCGCCGAAATGTTTGGCTACGCGACCGCCATTCGATCACTGTCCAAAGGGCGCGCGAATTATTCGATGGAACCGCTCCGATTCGAGCAGGTGCCTTCGGGAATCGCCGCGAGCATTTTAGACTTGGCAAAACCAAAACCGGCACGCACATAA
- the rpoC gene encoding DNA-directed RNA polymerase subunit beta' has product MNTKETARELLGLDKVNLVDYVAISVASPEAIRSWSKGEVKNPETINYRTFKPEKGGLFCERIFGPVKDWECSCGKYKRIKHRGVVCDRCGVEVTLSRVRRERMGHIELAVPVSHIWFFKCMPSRIGLMLDMTARNLERVIYYEDYLVIDPGSTPLKQHQLLSELEFREAKETYGADAFVAKMGAEAVREALTKVDLAKQIDQLQIAMTETKSKQIRKKLAKRIKLFQGFLNSRSRPEWMILTVLPVIPPDLRPLVPLEGGRFATSDLNDLYRRVINRNNRLKNLLQLKTPEVIIRNEKRMLQEAVDALFDNGRHGRAVTGAGNRPLKSLSDMLKGKSGRFRQNLLGKRVDYSGRSVIVIGPELRLNQCGLPKKMALVLFEPFIIRRLKELNYVHTVRSAKKMIERQSPEVWDILEEVTKGHPVLLNRAPTLHRLSIQAFEPALIEGEAIRIHPLVCTAYNADFDGDQMAVHVPLSVEAQMEARLLMMAPNNIFSPSSGKPIMTPTQDITLGCYYLTANPRALGMSGASSRPKLFGSKDEVVFALMDGAVRTHEKIQLANPDFGRKTIYGDAEKKVVETTVGRVIFSEIWPPELGFPNKVIGKSQLGELIWNCYKNCGHEKTVATLDRLKELGFYEATRAGVSIGIDDMIIPKEKTQEIESAQKQISDVEKQYRKGLITPGERYNKVIDIWTHCTDQIANVMLRTLEHNHGKREYNPVWLMVDSGARGNRQQVRQLAGVRGLMAKPSGDIIEKPILSNFREGLTVLEYFISTHGARKGLADTALKTADSGYMTRKLVDVAQDVIIREDDCGTTNGIWVQAIYEGEDEVVKLSERILGRFSADDIFDLRDSKKKLISANEEIDEVKAKRTEVSGVEKVRIRSVLTCESKHGLCVACYGRNLATGGLVKLGEAVGIIAAQSIGEPGTQLTMRTFHIGGTASQVFKQPQIKAKHDGLVRYNDLRLVELDDGSNIVLNKNGSISVLAEDGRELETHNVVIGAVISVPNGGPVKRGETFVQWDPYNVPILSERAGRVQFHDIIEGVTMKQEVDETTGQEAKVIIEHKEDLHPQIIISDDKGEGVANYPIPSGAHIVVNEGVKIVAGTLMAKTPRKTSKTKDITGGLPRVAELFEARRPKDAAEISKIDGIVDFGPSVRGKRTILIKDTQTGLEEEHLIPIGKHVIVFKGDFVKKGQQLTEGPVVPHEILDVCGPQELQEHLVNEVQEVYRLQGVTINDKHIEIIVRQMLRKVRITEPGDTTFLWGEQVDKLHFENENSRVEKMGGKPAEAQPVLLGITKASLETDSFLSAASFQDTTRVLTEAATMGKVDRLRGFKENVIMGHIIPAGTGFTYHRKVQLKPLVEELPVEEEPAPAPDEAIAS; this is encoded by the coding sequence ATGAACACGAAAGAAACAGCCCGTGAATTGCTCGGCCTGGATAAGGTCAATTTGGTTGATTACGTCGCGATCTCGGTGGCCTCGCCGGAGGCGATTCGATCCTGGTCGAAGGGAGAAGTGAAGAACCCGGAGACGATCAACTACCGCACCTTCAAACCGGAGAAAGGCGGTTTGTTTTGCGAGCGCATCTTCGGGCCGGTGAAGGATTGGGAATGTTCCTGCGGCAAGTATAAACGCATCAAACATCGCGGCGTCGTCTGCGACCGTTGCGGTGTCGAAGTCACCCTTTCGCGAGTGCGCCGCGAACGCATGGGCCATATTGAACTGGCTGTTCCTGTCTCGCACATCTGGTTCTTCAAGTGCATGCCGTCGCGGATCGGGTTGATGCTCGACATGACGGCCCGAAATCTGGAGCGGGTCATTTACTACGAGGATTACCTGGTCATCGACCCCGGTTCGACTCCGCTGAAACAACACCAGTTGCTGAGCGAGTTGGAGTTTCGCGAAGCCAAAGAGACCTACGGGGCTGACGCGTTCGTCGCGAAGATGGGCGCCGAGGCCGTGCGCGAGGCACTCACGAAGGTCGATCTGGCGAAGCAGATCGACCAGTTGCAGATCGCAATGACCGAGACCAAGAGCAAGCAGATTCGGAAGAAGCTCGCCAAACGGATCAAACTCTTTCAAGGCTTCCTCAATTCCAGGAGCCGCCCGGAATGGATGATCCTGACCGTGCTCCCGGTGATTCCGCCCGACCTGCGTCCGCTCGTGCCGCTGGAAGGCGGGCGTTTCGCGACGTCGGATCTCAACGATTTGTACCGCCGCGTCATCAACCGGAATAACCGGCTGAAGAACCTCCTCCAACTCAAGACGCCGGAAGTCATCATTCGCAACGAAAAGCGCATGCTCCAAGAAGCCGTGGATGCGCTGTTTGACAACGGTCGGCACGGACGCGCCGTCACCGGCGCGGGCAACCGTCCGCTCAAATCGCTCAGCGACATGCTCAAGGGCAAGAGCGGGCGTTTTCGCCAAAACCTGCTTGGGAAGCGCGTCGATTACTCGGGCCGATCAGTCATTGTCATCGGGCCGGAGTTGCGCCTCAACCAGTGCGGCCTGCCCAAGAAGATGGCGTTGGTGTTGTTCGAACCGTTCATTATCCGGCGCCTCAAGGAGCTCAATTACGTGCACACGGTCCGTTCCGCCAAGAAGATGATCGAACGCCAATCCCCGGAGGTCTGGGACATTTTGGAAGAAGTCACCAAGGGCCACCCGGTCCTGTTGAACCGCGCGCCGACGCTGCACCGTTTGTCGATTCAAGCGTTCGAGCCGGCGTTGATCGAAGGCGAAGCCATTCGCATCCATCCGCTGGTTTGCACCGCGTACAATGCTGACTTCGACGGCGATCAAATGGCCGTCCACGTGCCGCTCTCGGTCGAAGCGCAGATGGAAGCGCGGCTGCTGATGATGGCGCCGAATAACATATTCAGTCCCTCCAGCGGCAAACCGATCATGACACCGACGCAGGACATCACGCTTGGTTGCTATTATTTGACAGCCAATCCGCGCGCGCTGGGTATGTCCGGTGCGTCGAGTCGTCCGAAGCTTTTTGGATCGAAGGACGAAGTCGTCTTCGCGCTCATGGACGGAGCGGTCCGCACTCATGAGAAAATTCAGTTGGCCAATCCCGATTTTGGACGAAAGACGATCTACGGCGATGCCGAGAAGAAGGTCGTCGAAACGACGGTCGGTCGCGTCATTTTCAGCGAAATCTGGCCGCCTGAACTCGGATTCCCGAACAAAGTCATCGGCAAGTCCCAACTCGGGGAGTTGATCTGGAATTGCTACAAGAACTGCGGGCACGAGAAAACTGTCGCCACGCTCGATCGCCTGAAAGAGTTGGGCTTCTACGAGGCCACGCGCGCCGGCGTCTCCATCGGCATCGACGATATGATCATTCCCAAGGAGAAAACGCAGGAGATCGAGTCCGCTCAGAAACAAATCAGCGACGTCGAGAAACAGTACCGCAAGGGCCTGATCACTCCCGGCGAACGCTACAACAAAGTCATCGACATCTGGACGCATTGCACGGACCAGATCGCGAACGTGATGCTGCGGACCTTGGAGCACAACCATGGCAAGCGCGAGTACAATCCCGTCTGGCTGATGGTGGATTCGGGCGCGCGCGGAAACCGCCAGCAAGTTCGCCAGCTTGCCGGTGTGCGCGGGCTGATGGCCAAGCCTTCCGGCGACATCATCGAAAAACCGATCCTTTCGAACTTCCGCGAAGGCCTGACGGTGCTGGAGTATTTCATTTCCACGCACGGCGCACGAAAGGGTTTGGCGGATACCGCGCTGAAGACCGCGGATTCAGGTTACATGACCCGGAAGCTCGTGGACGTCGCGCAGGATGTGATCATTCGGGAAGACGACTGCGGCACGACCAATGGCATCTGGGTGCAGGCGATCTACGAGGGCGAGGACGAAGTCGTCAAACTCAGCGAACGCATCTTGGGCCGGTTCAGCGCCGATGACATTTTCGATCTGCGGGACTCGAAGAAGAAACTGATCAGCGCCAATGAGGAGATCGACGAAGTTAAAGCCAAGCGGACCGAAGTGTCGGGGGTGGAAAAGGTGCGCATCCGTTCGGTGCTGACTTGTGAGAGCAAGCACGGCCTTTGTGTCGCGTGCTACGGGCGCAACTTGGCCACGGGCGGATTAGTCAAGCTCGGCGAGGCCGTGGGAATCATCGCCGCGCAATCGATCGGTGAACCGGGCACGCAACTCACGATGCGGACGTTCCACATCGGCGGCACGGCGTCCCAGGTGTTCAAGCAACCTCAGATCAAAGCCAAGCACGACGGTCTGGTGCGCTACAACGACCTGCGGCTCGTCGAGCTGGATGACGGCAGCAACATCGTTCTGAACAAGAACGGTTCCATCTCCGTTTTGGCGGAAGACGGCCGCGAACTCGAAACACACAACGTTGTCATTGGCGCCGTGATCTCCGTGCCGAACGGCGGCCCCGTCAAACGCGGCGAAACGTTCGTGCAGTGGGATCCGTACAACGTGCCGATTCTTTCCGAGAGAGCGGGCCGCGTGCAATTCCACGACATCATCGAGGGCGTGACGATGAAACAGGAAGTGGATGAAACCACCGGCCAGGAGGCCAAAGTCATTATCGAACACAAGGAAGATTTGCATCCGCAAATCATCATCAGCGACGACAAGGGCGAAGGCGTGGCAAACTATCCGATTCCTTCGGGCGCTCACATCGTGGTCAACGAAGGCGTCAAGATTGTGGCCGGAACGCTCATGGCCAAGACGCCGCGCAAAACTTCAAAAACCAAAGACATCACAGGCGGTTTGCCGCGTGTGGCCGAGCTCTTCGAAGCGCGGCGTCCGAAAGATGCGGCTGAGATTTCCAAGATCGACGGAATTGTGGATTTCGGTCCGAGCGTGCGCGGCAAACGCACGATCCTGATCAAGGACACTCAGACGGGCCTCGAAGAAGAGCATCTCATTCCCATCGGCAAACATGTCATCGTGTTCAAAGGCGACTTCGTGAAGAAAGGACAGCAGTTGACCGAAGGCCCGGTGGTTCCGCACGAGATTCTGGATGTGTGCGGTCCGCAGGAATTGCAGGAGCATCTGGTGAACGAAGTTCAGGAAGTGTACCGGTTGCAAGGCGTGACCATTAACGACAAGCACATCGAGATCATCGTGCGGCAAATGCTGCGCAAGGTCCGAATTACTGAGCCGGGTGACACGACCTTCTTGTGGGGCGAGCAAGTGGACAAGCTCCACTTTGAAAACGAAAACTCGCGCGTGGAAAAAATGGGTGGCAAGCCCGCCGAGGCCCAACCGGTCCTGCTCGGTATCACCAAAGCCTCGCTGGAGACCGACAGTTTCCTGAGCGCGGCTTCCTTCCAGGACACAACGCGCGTGCTCACCGAGGCCGCGACCATGGGTAAAGTTGATCGCCTCCGCGGCTTCAAGGAAAACGTGATCATGGGGCACATTATTCCGGCTGGAACGGGTTTCACTTATCACCGAAAGGTCCAGCTCAAGCCGTTGGTCGAAGAGTTGCCGGTAGAGGAAGAACCCGCTCCGGCGCCGGACGAAGCCATTGCGAGCTAA